From Quercus lobata isolate SW786 chromosome 11, ValleyOak3.0 Primary Assembly, whole genome shotgun sequence:
TAACCTATACGGAGGAGAGACATAATGTGGATAGTccattttcaataaaatcatCTAATGTGTCCTGCAAATTAGTTGCTAGTTGCAGGTcatttttttctgattttttttatacaattagtTAACAGTTTCTTTCATCTTTGGAAAGCTCTTAACATGTTCAGCAATTCTTTTTTATTGCTTTCCTTTTTTGCAGCACACATTGAGAGCTGAATTCTGATATCATATTAAGAATATATACTGCTTCAATTGGATTTACTTTAGATCCACCCTTTCGTATAtaagttctttaaaaaaaaagtaccatcTATTATCAACAGCCTCATTATCATTGCCCAAGCCGTGTTTTACACTTTTGGTGAAACTAAGATTAGGATAGACTATACAATGTCTGTTGTCCAAACCTctttgtcaaaataaaaattgcctaCTTAAGCTGTTACTttcattttgttgaaatttggtCTTGGATTAACTAAAATGGAGAAATTACATTAAGTTGCATTATAATAGAGTAAATTTTTCTTATGACATTTTTTGATTGTTGCATGGCTTGTAACATTATCAGGGTAGATGTCATGTTATGTTTAGCTGTCTGAGACTTTGAGAGGTGAGAGGAATAGTTCTCTTTAGCCAAATGTCACAGTTGAGTTTTGAAATTTTCGACTGATTTTTATCATTCAAAAGTATAGGCTGCTTTgtattttaatatcatttttatctGCAAAATCCATTTTATTTAACCCATATTGccataagaaacaaaacaaaagaaaaatacttgTTATTTATATTGTGGCTGCAGGATTGAATCTACATGGGGGCCTTAGTTTCTTGCTTCTTCGGATGGAATGTTCTCTAAACTAGCAATTTTTGTGAATAAGAAGCAGCACAGTATTTGCAAGGTTCTATTGGACATGTAGCTTGTTGTTAGAAGTTTCCACTTCTGTTTCCACTAACACTATGTTTGGTGTGTTTGGAAATTTGGAGAAAGAAGGAAGTAGAGGGTATGATGTGAAAGTGAAGTAAAGCAAATGGGAGGGGAATGGTTATCTCCTCCTTATTTAGACTTTTTAATAATAAGTAGGGAGAGAGAGGTATGTGCCTCCCATTTGTTTAAATGTCTTAAAAATTAGAATGGGAAGAAGCTAATTGATAATATATCATAATATATCAGTTGACATCATTAGGGCAAACTtgacatatttatatataaaagtggaACCTATCCCTTCCTCTTCCACTCCAAGTTTCCCTAATTTGGGAGACTTAAATGAGGGGTTTATGTTAAGAATCTTGTAGCTTAATGGCATTgtctaatttttattaaaaggaGAACCTTTTGTAATACCAAATGAGGTGGCTTCAACATTAGAGAGGTAGGATAAAAGATATCGAGgtaggtgtaaaaaaaattataaataagatTGGTGTAAAAAagattaatttatgtttttatataataaataacaaatatgtATAGAAAACTTGGAATGCAGCGACTAGCGAGACAAGCAAAACTCGACTTATCATGTCATCTCTTTGGGATGAGAGAAATTCGTTAGGGATAGAGTAGAGTAAGGTGAGTCACATGAGATGGAGAATTTTTACCATTGCTAATCCAAAGATCCATAAAAAGGCATGTCATGGCATATTGACATCCAATGCTCAACAAATTAGGAGCATAGAGAAAAGGGTCAAATCCAGAACATAAAAATCTATTCTAAAGTGCTCATCTAGAGCTAGAATTCAAGACCCTCTCTCCCTCCAAACCACAAACTTTTGTGATGGTACCATTTGGCTTAATAGATGCGTGATATAAGTcatataattcattaaaaaagtaataatctCTTTAATCATCATATAATAAATTAGAAGAAGGTAACTTTAAACCAGTTTTATTTAAgtagagggagaaaaaaaaatataaaaataaagccCTCTAAGCTTATCACATACTCCATAATAATCTCCTTCATTAtcttgaataaaataaaaaataaaataaaaaaattgttgtaggCCCCTATAGCCAACCAGCAGCGACAAAGTGGCATTTGGAACCAGATTTGGGGGCTTAACATCCCTAATAAAGTGCGGCATTTCCTATGAAGAGTATGCAAGGATGCAGTACCAACAAAGCAGAACTTAATGAGGAGGAAAATCTTAATGGAAGACAAATGTGAGCAGTGCGGTGGGGAATCCAAAACGGCAATCCATGCAGTCTGGGAATGTGCCACGCTCGATGAAATATGGGAGGCGGTTCCAGGATTTGAAGATCGAAGACAACATGCTATCTCAAACACTATAAACCTGATTAGTGTGCTacatgagaagaagaaaaatctagAAATTATGGCCATGGTGATGTGGACAATTTGGTACCAACGCAACCAGCTCCGGGTTAATTCAAATGAGTTTCCTAGATCGCAAGTCCTCCATCAAGCAACTCAGTCCTTGGCTATCTTCCAACAAAGCCAACAATCCATTTGCCAGCCTTCTGTTATGCCACGGCCTCCCCCCCGCGCACAGTGGAGTCCGCCACAGCCGAACTGTTTTAAACTGAATTTCGACGGCACCATGTTTCCGGAGTTGGGCAAGGCTAGACTAGGAGTGGTCGTTCATGATAGTCAAGGTACTATGATTGCTTCACTGTCGAAACAAGCTCCTATGCCATACTCATCGGATATCGCGGAAGCCATAGCAACAGTAAGGGCGTTGGTCTTTGCACAAGAACTGGGTATAGATGCATTTGTTCTTGAAGGAGACTCGAAAGTTGTGATTAACACCCTCCGTAGCAAGGAAGCCTCGTTCTCTTCATTTGATCACCTTCTGGAGTCAGCAAAATCCATGCTTGTTTCTAGTATTTGCTTAAAGTTTTCCCATGTACGTAGAAGTggttgttaaaaatattaaatgattgtattgtatttcataatcaaagaatatacatgagtgcttttatataggaggcatatgtgtgcagtacaagtaagcatatgtgtgcggtacaagtacaagtacaagtgtgctatacaagtaatctagctaggcctaaagcccataacataatatatgttaacagcccccctcaaactcaaagTGGATGTGAGACTagcttgaggttgtcaaccaaatcacgagtgcatcccttaggaagtgacttggtgaagatatttgcaagttgatctttggaggagacggagaaaagcttaaaagcaccatggacaagatgataacggataaaatgacaatcaatctcgatgtgtttagtccgttcatggaagacatcattatgatcaatatgaatggcacactggttgtcacaataaaggggagtagcaaAGGATATGGACAAACCCAAATCCTTAAGAAGCAATCGTAGTCAAATGAGCTTAGATGTGGTATCAACAAGGGCAAGATATTTTGCTTCAGTACTAGAGCGGGCCAtgaaagtttgtttcttacttcgctaagaaatcaaagaagaactaaggagaaagcaataacctgtagtggacttgcgatcagtgggatcttCTGCCCAATCAGTATCAGAGAATGCACAaagtacaagaggagactgagttGAGTAGAAAATgccatggaagagagtgcccttcaggtatcgaagaatacgcagaacagcagcatagtgagttgatAGTGAAGCAGACAGATACTAGCTCACCTGATAAACAGTATAGGAGATGTCTGGAtgagtaactgtgagataaactaggttgccaaccaatcgtctataaagagaaggattagacaatggtttcccctcCGAGGgtgtcagatgcgcattaagttCAACTGAAGTGTTAACAGTCTTGttatcagtgagtccagctcggGACAAAAGGTCAaaagcatacttggcttgagtaatataaagatCATCTGTGGAATGAGTAATTTCAAAACCCAAGaaatagctgagatgtccaagatctttcatctcaaactgctgactgagaaaatccttaagttcttgaatgccactgaggtcatcaccagttatgatcatatcatccacatatagaagAAGCAAAATGGTGCCTTTATCAGtacgacgaagaaataaggcagaatcatacgGACTGGCAGTGTAACCCAAGCGAAAGATAGTGGAGCTGaacttggcaaaccaagctcgtggaacTTGTTTAAGGCTATAAAGTGCATGTCAAATGCGATAAACCTTGTTTGATTCAATAAAGAGACTAGGAAGAGGTTGCATATAGACTTCTTCACTCAATTCCCCATTAAGGAAGGCATTTTTAACATCCATCTAAAAAAGATTCCATTTactagcag
This genomic window contains:
- the LOC115966633 gene encoding uncharacterized protein LOC115966633, whose amino-acid sequence is MEDKCEQCGGESKTAIHAVWECATLDEIWEAVPGFEDRRQHAISNTINLISVLHEKKKNLEIMAMVMWTIWYQRNQLRVNSNEFPRSQVLHQATQSLAIFQQSQQSICQPSVMPRPPPRAQWSPPQPNCFKLNFDGTMFPELGKARLGVVVHDSQGTMIASLSKQAPMPYSSDIAEAIATVRALVFAQELGIDAFVLEGDSKVVINTLRSKEASFSSFDHLLESAKSMLVSSICLKFSHVRRSGC